TCGGCCCACGGGATCCGGGCCATGCCCAGCACCTGGAGCAGCAGCAGGTTCGACGCGACCAGACCCATCAGGCGGCCCACCGCGCTCCACACGTCCGCCGCTGACCCGCCCAGCGCCTGGACGCCGCCGCCCGAGACCCACAGGGCCACGACGACCAGGCAGGTCACCCACGTGAACGAGCCCACGGCGTCCGGCCACCACCGGCGCCGCACGGGTGGTCGCGTGGGCACCGCGTGCGGGCTCAGGAGGGGCGCGCCGGGGTCCGTGGGGTGCGGGGCGGTCGTGGTCATGACCGCGAGTGTTCGCCCGCCGACTGGGACCCCGCTGAGTGCCGCCTGGGCGTCCGCCCTGGATCCGGCCGCCGCGTCAGCGCAGCAGGCTCAGGACCGCCGGGCCGTCGTCGGTCCACGTGGTGGTCCACAGCCCGCGGGCACCGGCGGAGACGTGCTGCGTCCCGGGGGGCAGACGCACCTGCGTGACGTCCTGCCCGGCGAGGTCCACCGCCAGCAGCCGCGCGTCCTCGTCGCCCGTCGCGTCGGTGAGCGTCATGTACAGCCGGCGGCCGTCGGTGGTCAGGCTCGGGTAGAAGTCCTCGGAGATCGTGTCCAGCAGCGCGCGGCGCCACTGCTCGGTGCCGTGCCGCGCGTCGATCGACACGGCGTCCGTACCGTCCAGCACGTACACCGAGCCCCCGAGCAGGATCGCCTCGGTCGGCTCGACGCCGCGCAGGTGCCACAGCTGGTCACCCCGGGCGTCCCACGCGCGCAGCCCGTCGTCGAGCGTCAGGAGGGCCACGTCGGACGAGCCGTCGTCGACCGGCGTGATCACGCCGCCGCCGCGGCCTGACGTCACCACGGCGCCGTCGCGCACCAGCACGGTCGTGCCCTCGCCACCGAGCATCGCGGTGTGCGCGTCGGACCAGACGTACATCTGCGCGCCCTCCGGCAGGTCCATCACCTCACCGCTCGCGTCCAGCGCCACCATGCCGGACCCGTACGTCGAGCCGACGAGGAGCAGCCCACCGCCGACCGAGACGTTCGCGACGTCCTCGAACGCCGCGTCGGTCGGCATGTCGCCGTCGACCGGGACGGGGACCGTGACGGTGGTGGACCACCGCCGTTCGCCCGTCTGCACGTCGTAGGCGATCAGCCGCACGCGCGGCCCCGATCCCGACCGGGTGCCGAGCGACAGCGACGTCACGACGACGTCGCCGAGCAGATGCACGCCGTCGGCCGGCTCCGCGTCGAACCGCCGCGCCTGCCCGCTTCCCACGTCGATCACGACGACCTGCCCGACCGTGCCCTCGCGCAGCGTCGTGAGGCCGTCGTCGCCCCACCCCCGGACGCGGTCGGTGACCAGGCAGACGAGCGGACCGCCCGCCTCGACCTCGTCGACCAGGCACGGCTGCGACTGCCAGAGTCGCTCGTCGACCCGTTCGGGGACCGGCGAGTCCAGCGTGACGGCCCACGACTCCCGCCCCGTGAGCACGTCGACGCCGTACGCGTGCGACGAGCCGTCGTCGGCGACGTGCCGCCCCACCGCGAACGTCCCGGCCGCGCCGTCCGCACCGGGCACCACCGCCATCCAGTCCCCGTCGCTCGTGATCTCGCCCGCGACCGTCAGCCGGTCGCCGATCGGCGCGAGCACGCCCGGCACCTTGCCCCACCGGGCCTCCTGCGCGCGCTGCCGCGCGTCGATCACCGCCTGCGCGACGACGAGCCCCAGCACCAGCACCAGCGCTCCGGCCAGCACCGCGAGCAGACCGCGGCGCGGCCGACGGGTCCGCACGCCGGGGGTGTCGCCGTGGTCGTCCTCGGCAGGCCCGGTCGGGTCGTCGTCGCGCCGGACGCCGGACGCGGCGCCCCCGGGCAGCACGACGTCGTCGTCGTCGCCCTCGACCACCTCGACGCGCTGCATGCCTGCGGCCATGGCCGGACGCTACACGCGCGACCCGGACGCGCGGGCGGGGTACCGGCCGCGCGAGCACGCGGGACAGGATGGACGCGACCGACGACCGACCCTGGAGGGCGCCCCGTGTCCGTGCTCCTGAACCCGTACCTCGCCTTCGGCGGCGACGCGCGCGCCGCGCTCGAGTTCTACCAGTCGGTGTTCGGCGGCGACCTGGTGGTCTCCACGTTCGCCGAGTCCGGCATGCCCGACGGCGGCGACGGCGTCATGCACGGCCAGCTCACCGTGCCGGGCGTGCTCACGCTCATGGCGTCGGACGCGTTCGCGGCGGGCGAGGCGCCCACGGGCTCGTCGATCAGCATCTCGCTGTCCGGCGACGACGCCGAGACGCTGCGCGCCTGGTGGGACGGGCTGGTCCAGGGCGGCACCGTCGACGAGCCGCTGGTCACCGCGCCGTGGGGCGACACGTTCGGGATGCTCACCGACCGGTTCGGCACCCGGTGGATGGTCAACATCTCCGCGGGCGCCTGAGGCTCACGCGGGAGGCGCCGCCAGGGCGAGCACGCGGTCCAGCAGCGCCTCCTGCGCCGCGACGACGAGGCCGCGCGCCTGGTCCACCGGCACCCACGCGACCCGGTCGACCTCGGGCACCTCGAGCGTCCGGCCGGAGCGCGGCGGCCACGCGATCGTCGCGGTGTTGCCCGTCACCAGCGCGCTGACCACCGGGTCCGCGGGACCGGCGGGCAGGCCGGCCAGGTCCACGTCGGCGGCGCGCGCCCACGCGAGCACCACCTTGCCGCCCGACTGCCGAACCTGGCCCAGCGGCTCGTCGGGCGCGTCGGCACCGGGCGGCGCGAAGCCGAGCTCCTCGGTGAACTCGCGCACCGCGGCGACGTGCGGGTCCTCGCCCGGCTCGACGACCCCCTTGGGCACCGTCCACGCACGCTCGCGCCGGCCCCACAGCGGTCCGCCCATGTGCGCGAGCAAGACCTGCCGTCCGCCCGCCGCCGTCCGGTGGAGCAGCAGTCCCGCGCTCGTCGTGGCCATGCATCCGTCCTACCCGTGTGGTCGCGCTCCCACGTGAAACGTTTCGGATGGTGGACGTCGTCGTCGCGGGTGGCGATGGTGGGCCCGTCCCCTCCCCGTCATCGGACCCCGGCACCGTCGCCGGGACCGCCGCGGCCAGGGACTCGTGCACCTCCGTCATCGCACCCCGCGGACTGCCCCGCGCGGTGCGGCGGGCCGTCCCCCCTCGTCGTCGAGGGTGGGCCGCCCACCAGCCAGAAAGGTACGGACGATGTCCTCAACGACCCGACGACGCACCGCCTGGGTGGCCCTGGCCACCCTGAGCGTGTCGTCATTCCTGGCGGCCGCGGGCTCCCCCGCGACCGCCGCGCCCGCGGGGGGCGGCCTGCCCACCACGGTGACCGTCCCGGCCGCCTCCCCCGTGCGCGCCGCGGTGGACGGCGAGTACGCGCAGCGCTTCCTCGCGCAGTACGACAAGATCAAGGACCCGGCCAACGGGTACTTCTCGCCGCAGGGCATCCCGTACCACTCCGTCGAGACCCTCATCGTCGAGGCGCCCGACTACGGCCACGAGACCACGTCCGAGGCGTACTCGTACTGGATCTGGCTCGAGGCGCTGTACGGGCAGGTGACGCAGGACTGGGCACCGCTCAACCACGCCTGGGACACCATGGAGAAGAACATGATCCCGGCGTCGGTGGACCAGCCGACGAACTCGTTCTACAACCCCAACTCGCCGGCGACGTACGCCTCCGAGTACAACCACCCGAGCCAGTACCCGAGCCAGCTGAGCAGCGGCACGTCGGTGGGCAAGGACCCGATCGCCAACGAGCTCAAGGCCACGTACGGCACGTCGGACATCTACCAGATGCACTGGCTCGCGGACGTGGACAACGTCTACGGCTTCGGCGTCACGCCCGGACCGGGCTGCGAGATGGGCCCGTCGGCCACCGGCACGTCCTTCATCAACACGTTCCAGCGCGGCCCGCAGGAGTCCGTCTGGGAGACCGTCCCGCAGCCCAGCTGCGAGGAGTTCAAGTACGGCGGCAAGAACGGCTTCCTCGACCTGTTCACGGGTGACGCCTCCTACGCCAAGCAGTGGAAGTACACCTCGGCCTCCGACGCCGACGCGCGTGCGGTCGAGGCGATCTACTGGGCCAACAAGTGGGCCACCGAGCAGGGCAAGCAGGCCGACGTCGCGGCCGTCGTGGCGAAGGCCGCGAAGATGGGCGACTACCTGCGCTACACGCTGTTCGACAAGTACTTCAAGACGATCGGCTGCACCTCGCCGAGCTGCCCCGCGGGCTCCAACCGTGAC
The Cellulomonas gilvus ATCC 13127 DNA segment above includes these coding regions:
- a CDS encoding PQQ-binding-like beta-propeller repeat protein → MAAGMQRVEVVEGDDDDVVLPGGAASGVRRDDDPTGPAEDDHGDTPGVRTRRPRRGLLAVLAGALVLVLGLVVAQAVIDARQRAQEARWGKVPGVLAPIGDRLTVAGEITSDGDWMAVVPGADGAAGTFAVGRHVADDGSSHAYGVDVLTGRESWAVTLDSPVPERVDERLWQSQPCLVDEVEAGGPLVCLVTDRVRGWGDDGLTTLREGTVGQVVVIDVGSGQARRFDAEPADGVHLLGDVVVTSLSLGTRSGSGPRVRLIAYDVQTGERRWSTTVTVPVPVDGDMPTDAAFEDVANVSVGGGLLLVGSTYGSGMVALDASGEVMDLPEGAQMYVWSDAHTAMLGGEGTTVLVRDGAVVTSGRGGGVITPVDDGSSDVALLTLDDGLRAWDARGDQLWHLRGVEPTEAILLGGSVYVLDGTDAVSIDARHGTEQWRRALLDTISEDFYPSLTTDGRRLYMTLTDATGDEDARLLAVDLAGQDVTQVRLPPGTQHVSAGARGLWTTTWTDDGPAVLSLLR
- a CDS encoding VOC family protein — its product is MSVLLNPYLAFGGDARAALEFYQSVFGGDLVVSTFAESGMPDGGDGVMHGQLTVPGVLTLMASDAFAAGEAPTGSSISISLSGDDAETLRAWWDGLVQGGTVDEPLVTAPWGDTFGMLTDRFGTRWMVNISAGA
- a CDS encoding NUDIX hydrolase — encoded protein: MATTSAGLLLHRTAAGGRQVLLAHMGGPLWGRRERAWTVPKGVVEPGEDPHVAAVREFTEELGFAPPGADAPDEPLGQVRQSGGKVVLAWARAADVDLAGLPAGPADPVVSALVTGNTATIAWPPRSGRTLEVPEVDRVAWVPVDQARGLVVAAQEALLDRVLALAAPPA